One Fundidesulfovibrio terrae genomic window carries:
- a CDS encoding pentapeptide repeat-containing protein, translating to MTRQDILDAARERRPVVGADLAGLDLSGADLTGIRFEKVSFRNANLAGAHVKDAGFKKCDFSGATLDGCDLAKMNLSKTVFAGASLKGAATQMTLLGGSDFTGADLSGARLYWSVVDKASFAGANLTGATMEKLTLRDSNLSKAVLAGAAFVKAILTGCDLTGVSFKDVRFEKALLTGCNLQGQDFSGLTLTQVNLSGSNLAGAKFVKARLNYCHLGKADLSGADFTGADGSKSMYLGADLKAAKLAGGVFTSSVFSEADLGAADLSGASLFKCAFAKAQCRGAKFTGCDLRHADFSRADCTAADFSRADMTMANFHMMRDEHALYDLTLRALVRPTNKDMAEAESFRPAVSA from the coding sequence ATGACCAGACAGGACATACTGGACGCGGCCAGGGAGCGCAGGCCCGTCGTCGGGGCGGATCTCGCCGGGCTTGACCTCTCCGGGGCCGACCTCACGGGAATCCGCTTCGAGAAGGTGTCCTTCAGGAACGCCAACCTGGCCGGGGCGCACGTCAAGGACGCCGGCTTCAAGAAGTGCGACTTCTCGGGCGCCACCCTCGACGGCTGCGACCTGGCCAAGATGAACCTCTCCAAGACCGTCTTCGCCGGGGCCAGCCTCAAGGGCGCCGCCACCCAGATGACGCTGCTGGGCGGTTCGGACTTCACCGGCGCGGACCTCTCCGGGGCGCGCCTCTACTGGTCGGTGGTGGACAAGGCGTCCTTCGCCGGGGCCAACCTCACGGGCGCGACCATGGAAAAGCTCACCCTGCGCGACTCCAATCTCTCCAAGGCCGTCCTCGCCGGGGCCGCGTTCGTGAAGGCCATCCTCACCGGATGCGACCTGACCGGCGTGTCCTTCAAGGACGTGCGCTTCGAAAAAGCCCTGCTCACCGGCTGCAACCTGCAAGGCCAGGACTTCTCCGGACTTACGCTTACCCAGGTGAACCTCTCGGGATCGAACCTGGCCGGGGCCAAATTCGTCAAGGCCAGGCTCAACTACTGCCACCTGGGCAAGGCGGACCTTTCGGGCGCGGACTTCACCGGCGCGGACGGCTCCAAGTCCATGTACCTGGGGGCCGACCTCAAGGCCGCCAAACTGGCTGGCGGCGTCTTCACCAGTTCCGTGTTCTCCGAGGCCGACCTCGGCGCGGCCGACCTGTCCGGAGCCTCGCTCTTCAAGTGCGCCTTCGCCAAGGCCCAATGCCGGGGCGCGAAATTCACCGGCTGCGACCTGCGCCACGCGGACTTCTCCCGCGCGGACTGCACCGCCGCCGACTTCAGCCGCGCCGACATGACCATGGCCAACTTCCACATGATGCGAGACGAGCACGCCCTCTACGACCTGACCTTGCGCGCGCTCGTGCGTCCCACCAACAAGGACATGGCCGAGGCCGAATCGTTCCGGCCCGCCGTAAGCGCATAG
- a CDS encoding DUF4150 domain-containing protein: MFALTMGAGIDFAFPDVCLTPIVVPVPIPYPNISESITTQPAADNITIDCMPVINLMSMGLVSEGDEPGVELGVVSHLESGQTDYTLGCFTIFMDAAPCQRLTSLTRQNCLVELPNAVGLTIAPSQVTVLTLG, encoded by the coding sequence ATGTTCGCACTGACCATGGGAGCCGGAATCGACTTCGCCTTCCCCGACGTGTGCCTGACGCCCATCGTGGTGCCCGTGCCCATCCCCTATCCCAACATCTCGGAGTCCATCACCACGCAGCCCGCGGCGGACAACATCACCATCGACTGCATGCCGGTGATCAACCTCATGTCCATGGGGCTGGTGAGCGAGGGCGACGAACCGGGCGTGGAACTGGGCGTGGTGTCGCACCTGGAGTCCGGCCAGACCGATTATACGCTTGGGTGCTTCACCATCTTCATGGACGCCGCGCCCTGCCAGCGGCTTACGAGCCTCACGCGGCAGAACTGCCTGGTGGAGCTGCCGAATGCGGTCGGGCTGACCATCGCGCCCAGCCAAGTGACGGTGCTGACGCTGGGATGA
- a CDS encoding avidin/streptavidin family protein: protein MPNLFSGVWINQHGSNLELEAKDGKITGRFDSGVGDEGQILWVDISGQYLDDIITFHAKFEKYKNNSDMGRTTYS from the coding sequence ATGCCAAACTTATTTTCAGGAGTATGGATCAATCAACACGGCTCAAACCTTGAGCTCGAAGCAAAAGATGGAAAAATAACAGGCAGATTTGATTCTGGCGTGGGTGATGAAGGACAAATTCTTTGGGTTGACATTTCAGGACAGTATCTTGACGACATAATTACGTTCCATGCAAAATTTGAAAAATACAAAAACAATAGTGACATGGGCCGGACAACATACAGTTGA
- a CDS encoding glycosyltransferase, giving the protein MKVLNVIQGLSLGGGARALIAQAGQCMRLGGSTHSLVSLAPANPRSSRSLAREAGLEVIDAPAAETLRRVVAQHDIVHLHFWNSPEIYEFLRSDLPAMRLLVTMHVGGEYAPQVITRELVDFADRIQNTGPFAHARPVFDELPPEVRREKVHMTYCPADLARLGKVARREHAGLNVVYIGTVSFVKMHPDFVELCGSVRTPGSRFTVCGPGDAYPLLEGQASRSGILERFDFLGEQKDIRPLLETADVFGYPLCEDNYSSGELILQEVAHAGLPAVVFTHGGAGRMVRDGVNGYVVRSRAEYREAVEHLLEHPDERERMGNNAMQIARELYAEGKAGRETSRLYEEMMRQPKHERAFPAPETGESVPGVETAGACRFVQSLGHAAPQFSVSLNSRDFTEQLAVDTVIGASSPVLSVGGGGISDYLRRYPDDMMLLFWAGLTALQGGDAGTALVHFTRAARHGLEPSRADWHIARAAAQLDEPGMAREAVDRLVASGFEPEAVMNLLAGLPGTSGQQVTGGGGERWRQRMDVFLALGWLDRAVDLYQGLDRDETLTRGMLDALYRFGLECHKAGRMEMAVQAYDAVGGMDALDRSLASWAHFKLGELLLDQGEKEQARDHFTLAVKLKPDHAKARILLVPDTQPLCVSVGEAALPDGYVAVPMSLFDAPLWEYYFTRRRPDAARLVLDSFFDRFEAQRLAGFAGTWLKPGAAVTLLVPGGCSLDQALRADLGNMFSSVQLFIEPVQAR; this is encoded by the coding sequence GTGAAGGTTCTCAACGTCATCCAGGGACTGTCGCTCGGCGGAGGGGCCAGGGCCCTCATCGCCCAGGCGGGGCAATGCATGCGGCTGGGCGGGAGTACCCACAGCCTGGTCAGCCTGGCGCCCGCGAATCCGAGGTCCAGCCGGTCCCTTGCGCGTGAGGCCGGCCTGGAGGTCATCGATGCCCCTGCCGCGGAAACCCTCAGACGCGTCGTAGCGCAGCATGACATCGTGCACCTGCATTTCTGGAATTCCCCAGAAATATACGAATTCCTGCGCTCCGATCTTCCTGCGATGCGGCTTCTCGTCACCATGCACGTCGGTGGGGAGTACGCTCCCCAGGTCATCACCAGGGAGCTGGTGGACTTCGCGGACCGCATCCAGAACACGGGCCCCTTCGCCCACGCCAGGCCAGTGTTTGACGAACTGCCCCCCGAGGTGCGGCGGGAGAAGGTGCACATGACCTACTGTCCGGCCGATCTCGCCCGGCTCGGCAAGGTTGCCAGACGTGAGCATGCCGGGCTCAACGTGGTGTACATCGGCACCGTCAGTTTCGTGAAGATGCACCCGGATTTCGTGGAACTGTGCGGCTCGGTGCGTACTCCGGGCTCCCGGTTCACGGTCTGCGGCCCGGGAGACGCTTACCCGCTGCTTGAGGGGCAGGCGTCCCGGAGCGGGATTCTGGAGCGCTTCGACTTTCTCGGGGAGCAGAAGGACATCCGCCCTCTCCTGGAGACAGCCGACGTGTTCGGCTACCCGTTGTGCGAGGACAACTATTCGTCTGGCGAGCTCATTTTGCAGGAGGTGGCCCATGCGGGGCTGCCCGCGGTGGTCTTCACCCATGGCGGGGCCGGGCGCATGGTGCGGGACGGAGTCAACGGCTACGTCGTGCGCTCGCGGGCAGAGTATCGCGAGGCCGTCGAACATCTGCTCGAACATCCGGACGAGCGCGAGCGCATGGGAAACAACGCCATGCAGATCGCACGCGAATTGTACGCCGAGGGTAAAGCCGGACGGGAAACTTCCCGCCTGTACGAAGAGATGATGCGCCAGCCCAAGCATGAGCGGGCGTTCCCCGCGCCGGAGACCGGGGAGAGCGTTCCAGGCGTGGAAACGGCCGGGGCGTGCCGCTTTGTGCAGTCGCTGGGCCATGCCGCCCCGCAGTTCTCCGTGAGCCTGAATTCCAGGGATTTCACCGAACAGTTGGCCGTCGATACCGTGATCGGGGCATCCTCTCCCGTGCTGTCCGTAGGCGGAGGGGGCATCTCCGATTACCTTCGCCGCTATCCAGATGACATGATGCTGCTGTTCTGGGCGGGGCTGACCGCACTCCAGGGGGGCGACGCCGGGACGGCGTTGGTGCATTTCACTCGTGCAGCCCGGCATGGCCTGGAGCCTTCCCGCGCCGACTGGCATATCGCCAGGGCCGCGGCGCAGTTGGATGAGCCCGGCATGGCCCGGGAGGCGGTTGACCGCCTCGTCGCATCCGGGTTCGAGCCGGAGGCGGTCATGAATTTGTTGGCCGGGTTGCCGGGAACCTCAGGACAGCAGGTCACGGGGGGGGGCGGCGAACGATGGCGGCAGAGGATGGACGTGTTCCTAGCGTTGGGGTGGCTGGACCGTGCCGTCGACTTGTACCAGGGGCTCGACCGGGACGAGACGCTCACGCGCGGGATGCTCGACGCGCTGTACCGGTTCGGGCTCGAGTGTCACAAGGCCGGGCGCATGGAAATGGCCGTGCAGGCGTACGACGCCGTTGGCGGCATGGACGCCCTCGACAGGAGTCTGGCCTCATGGGCGCATTTCAAGCTCGGGGAGCTTTTGCTGGATCAAGGGGAGAAAGAGCAGGCGCGTGACCATTTCACGCTGGCCGTCAAACTCAAGCCCGACCATGCCAAGGCCCGGATTCTGCTCGTCCCCGATACGCAGCCGCTCTGCGTAAGCGTCGGTGAGGCCGCGCTTCCGGATGGGTACGTCGCAGTTCCCATGAGTCTGTTCGACGCACCCCTGTGGGAGTATTATTTTACTCGGCGGCGCCCTGATGCCGCACGCCTGGTCCTTGATTCCTTCTTTGACCGTTTCGAGGCGCAGCGGTTGGCCGGGTTCGCCGGAACCTGGCTCAAGCCCGGAGCGGCCGTGACACTCCTTGTTCCAGGTGGGTGCTCCCTGGATCAGGCCTTGCGCGCAGACCTCGGGAACATGTTCTCATCCGTTCAGCTCTTCATCGAGCCTGTCCAGGCACGGTAA
- a CDS encoding C40 family peptidase, giving the protein MTTGAKWVLACFLIVSACLSALGLGLGARSAAAPARPASDSQGMELTLDILRGGVPPWFAREPAFAARLLALATSQVGRGYVFGGATPAGFDCSGFTSWAYRKSGVELPRTSGQQFLAGKPVAVSGLRPGDLVFFGGSRVDHVGIYLSEGRFIHSSRSSGHVAVDDLSGSYWSRNFAGARRVASQEAIR; this is encoded by the coding sequence ATGACCACCGGTGCAAAGTGGGTGTTGGCGTGCTTTCTGATCGTCTCGGCGTGCCTTTCGGCGCTGGGGCTCGGGCTTGGAGCGCGCTCGGCCGCCGCCCCGGCCCGGCCCGCCTCCGACAGCCAGGGCATGGAACTCACCCTGGACATCCTGCGCGGCGGCGTTCCCCCCTGGTTCGCCCGCGAACCGGCCTTCGCGGCCCGGCTCCTGGCCCTGGCCACGTCCCAGGTGGGGCGCGGCTACGTTTTCGGCGGGGCCACCCCGGCCGGATTCGACTGCTCGGGGTTCACCAGCTGGGCCTACCGCAAGTCGGGCGTGGAGCTGCCGCGCACCTCCGGCCAGCAGTTCCTGGCGGGAAAGCCCGTGGCCGTCTCCGGCCTGCGCCCCGGCGACCTGGTGTTTTTCGGCGGCTCGCGTGTGGACCATGTGGGCATCTATCTCTCCGAGGGCCGGTTCATCCATAGTTCGCGCTCGAGCGGGCATGTGGCCGTGGATGATCTCTCGGGCTCCTATTGGAGCCGCAACTTCGCCGGCGCGCGCCGCGTCGCGTCGCAGGAGGCGATCCGATGA
- a CDS encoding type VI secretion system contractile sheath domain-containing protein, with product MPSVAPFTILALAPFAPNAPEGYKPRVAEADLYSLDDAVAAVAPRFWIDVPKDACPEGGLTVAITRLADFKPSGIVAGTPYLADLLAAREYLRAARSANTAPDEAAAHIRSSWPGLPLDLSVSPAREAPQASSAVDDILSMVATEASPQPSGGGGGLTSWQAQSETLLSRCLAAVFADPAFKASEAAWRGAECLARKAGIKQGGRVRVKLVSSGPETLEAALAGLMAELAADVPHLTVIDHAFDNTPASLELLNAVAAYADALLAPTAVELSPVFFRLDGWEQLSRLGYLPHALEDAAFAKFRKLREHPGASRLCALVNRFLTRAPYGPGNPARPVAFVEAGELWLSPVWGLATLCAKSVAGHGWPTRFTDSMEIRVEELAVAGSGQGPAPTRGLFGENQIAELIESGITPLLSAKGKDYAIIPRQTCLDGGSLTFQLFFGRVVSFLLDRREQAGAEADAKASADPAGYVRAALFELFNQTDQTPPPDLTVGAAEAKDGRVGLTISFTPPRQVMGGERLSFTFGW from the coding sequence ATGCCGAGCGTCGCGCCGTTCACCATCCTGGCTCTGGCCCCCTTCGCGCCGAACGCCCCCGAGGGCTACAAGCCCCGCGTGGCCGAGGCCGACCTCTACTCCCTGGACGACGCCGTGGCCGCCGTGGCCCCGAGGTTCTGGATCGACGTGCCCAAGGATGCCTGCCCCGAGGGGGGGCTCACCGTCGCGATCACGCGCCTGGCCGACTTCAAGCCCTCCGGCATTGTTGCTGGCACGCCCTATCTGGCCGATCTGCTGGCCGCGCGCGAGTACCTGCGCGCAGCCCGGAGCGCCAACACCGCCCCGGACGAGGCCGCCGCGCACATTCGCTCATCCTGGCCGGGACTGCCGCTGGACTTGAGTGTCTCCCCCGCCCGAGAGGCTCCGCAGGCGTCCAGCGCCGTGGACGACATCCTGTCCATGGTGGCCACCGAGGCGTCACCACAACCCTCCGGCGGGGGGGGCGGCCTGACCTCCTGGCAGGCCCAGTCTGAAACGCTCCTTTCGCGCTGCCTGGCCGCAGTCTTCGCGGATCCGGCTTTCAAGGCCAGTGAGGCAGCTTGGCGGGGGGCCGAATGCCTGGCCCGCAAGGCCGGGATCAAGCAGGGCGGGCGGGTGCGCGTGAAACTGGTCAGCTCCGGTCCCGAAACCCTGGAGGCCGCCCTGGCCGGGCTCATGGCCGAACTGGCCGCCGACGTGCCCCATCTGACCGTCATCGACCACGCCTTCGACAACACCCCGGCCAGCCTGGAACTCTTGAACGCCGTGGCCGCATACGCCGACGCCCTGCTGGCCCCCACGGCCGTGGAACTTTCCCCGGTCTTTTTCCGCCTGGACGGATGGGAGCAGCTCTCCCGCCTGGGATATCTGCCCCACGCCCTGGAGGACGCGGCCTTCGCCAAATTCCGCAAGCTGCGCGAACACCCTGGCGCGTCGCGCCTGTGCGCCCTGGTAAACCGGTTTCTCACGCGCGCCCCCTACGGCCCGGGCAACCCGGCCCGGCCCGTTGCGTTCGTCGAGGCAGGGGAGCTCTGGCTCTCGCCCGTCTGGGGCCTGGCCACCCTGTGCGCCAAGAGCGTGGCCGGGCACGGCTGGCCCACCCGCTTCACCGACTCCATGGAAATACGCGTGGAGGAGCTGGCCGTGGCCGGCTCAGGCCAGGGACCGGCCCCCACACGGGGGCTATTCGGGGAGAACCAGATCGCGGAACTCATCGAATCGGGCATCACGCCGCTTCTCTCGGCCAAGGGCAAGGACTACGCCATCATCCCCAGGCAGACCTGCCTGGACGGCGGATCGCTCACCTTCCAGCTCTTTTTCGGGCGCGTGGTGAGCTTCCTGCTGGACCGGCGCGAACAGGCGGGCGCGGAGGCCGACGCCAAAGCCTCCGCTGATCCGGCCGGATACGTGCGCGCGGCCCTGTTCGAACTGTTCAACCAGACCGACCAGACGCCTCCGCCGGACTTGACCGTGGGCGCCGCCGAAGCCAAGGACGGGCGCGTGGGGCTGACCATAAGCTTCACCCCGCCCCGGCAGGTCATGGGCGGGGAGCGCCTGAGCTTCACGTTCGGCTGGTAG
- a CDS encoding avidin/streptavidin family protein: MQNLKNTKTIVTWAGQHTVEKNKETILTHWLHITNISDDQEQDWMWYSNRIGSDTFSKR; encoded by the coding sequence ATGCAAAATTTGAAAAATACAAAAACAATAGTGACATGGGCCGGACAACATACAGTTGAAAAAAACAAAGAGACAATATTAACACACTGGCTACATATCACCAACATAAGTGACGACCAAGAGCAAGACTGGATGTGGTACTCAAACCGAATAGGTTCCGACACATTTTCAAAGAGATAA